In the Oncorhynchus keta strain PuntledgeMale-10-30-2019 chromosome 14, Oket_V2, whole genome shotgun sequence genome, one interval contains:
- the LOC118394235 gene encoding ras-like protein family member 10B, with protein sequence MVETLSIAVIGAPGVGKTSIIRQFIYNDFSEAYTPTRDRYVYRPSVILNGNMYDLKILDVPPISSFPSSSSQEWLDLRCRGVRNANAYILVYDICCVESFEYVKMIRQQIVEHREGSSSEVPILVVGSKRDLQRQRFTPRRAVSVLVKKTWKCGYVECSAKFNWHVVLLFKELLGIAVTRGMKHNHTPGIRLQGALQRNRCAVM encoded by the exons ATGGTGGAGACGCTAAGTATCGCCGTTATTGGAGCTCCCGGAGTCGGGAAAACTTCCATAATCCGTCAATTTATTTATAATGACTTCTCAGAGGCTTACACTCCAACCAGAGACAGGTATGTGTACAGACCCTCTGTCATTTTGAACGGTAACATGTACGACCTGAAGATTTTGGATGTCCCGCCAATTTCGTCGTTCCCCTCCAGCTCGAGCCAG gagTGGCTGGACCTGCGTTGCAGAGGGGTGCGTAATGCCAATGCTTACATCCTGGTCTATGACATATGCTGTGTGGAGAGCTTTGAGTATGTCAAGATGATCCGCCAGCAGATCGTGGAGCACAG GGAGGGCAGCAGCAGTGAGGTTCCCATCCTGGTAGTGGGAAGTAAGAGGGACCTGCAGCGCCAGCGCTTCACCCCTCGCAGGGCTGTCTCTGTACTCGTCAAGAAGACCTGGAAGTGTGGCTATGTGGAGTGCTCTGCCAAGTTCAACTGGCACGTGGTCCTGCTCTTCAAAGAGCTGCTGGGCATCGCTGTGACGCGCGGCATGAAACATAACCACACCCCTGGGATCCGCCTACAAGGGGCACTGCAGAGGAACCGCTGCGCTGTCATGTGA